From Rhododendron vialii isolate Sample 1 chromosome 10a, ASM3025357v1, the proteins below share one genomic window:
- the LOC131302740 gene encoding probable L-type lectin-domain containing receptor kinase S.5 has translation MGLAANPIPAVVLLLSLLGAAPPVSAKLKTFNIQFKNFFHNNSDTQKLHLASAHSAIGANGALQLTLETPNGDYAPPTNQAGRILYKIPFKLWEGRSDADSDRVASFKTSFLMNMYRLNAFPTPGEGLAFVVAPDLSIPPNSSGEYLGLTNAATDGAASNQLIAVELDTLKEDHDPDSNHVGLNINSVISHKTTSLTSPEFELVAPLGTGYYFNVWIEDHGIKKFIAVYMAKQENPTGATPPKPNTTILTSPLDLRRFVNQNSYFGFSASTGVDAAQLNCVLRWNLTVEYYYYVNWMKIGLIVGIPAAVLLPTLAVLVYYFRKRWLLRQSDRKMSGKVKSMPGMPRVYQYRDLQKATNNFDKAMKLGQGGYGVVYKGKLANQKDLEAAGDQDLDVAVKMFSRESLKGQEDFFQELTIINQLRHKNLVPLLGWCHNHGKLLLVYDYMPNGSLDKHLFGDANNMPLSWNLRRRIISGVASALYYLNNHYNKRVVHRDVKASNIMLDAEFNAKLGDFGLARTLDNEKSSYKEVRGAPGTMGYMAPEYVSTGKATERSDVYAFGAVLLEVVCGRRPGTQIGTYPWLVDWVWALHREGQLLEAVDRRLGEDCVPEEAQRFLLLGLACSHPRASERPETQEIVQMLSGSMPVPRVPSFKPPYELAPVPMLEEDIIPATTTDATFFTAADCGSGSAPVAINPEIQHP, from the exons ATGGGACTGGCGGCGAACCCAATCCCAGCAGTCGTGCTCCTCCTCTCTTTACTCGGGGCGGCACCTCCGGTCTCCGCCAAactcaaaaccttcaacatccaGTTCAAAAACTTCTTCCACAACAACTCCGACACCCagaaattgcacttggccagcGCTCATTCTGCCATAGGCGCAAACGGCGCCCTCCAGCTCACGCTGGAAACCCCGAACGGAGACTACGCGCCACCCACCAACCAAGCCGGCCGGATTCTTTACAAAATTCCTTTCAAATTATGGGAAGGCCGAAGCGACGCAGACTCCGACCGGGTTGCGTCGTTCAAAACCTCATTCCTCATGAACATGTACCGGTTGAATGCTTTTCCCACCCCTGGCGAAGGACTGGCGTTCGTGGTGGCGCCGGACCTCAGCATCCCGCCGAATAGCTCCGGCGAGTACTTGGGTCTGACTAATGCCGCCACCGACGGGGCCGCTTCGAACCAGCTTATCGCGGTCGAGCTCGACACGCTTAAAGAGGATCATGACCCGGACTCAAACCACGTCGGACTTAATATAAACTCCGTCATATCTCACAAGACCACCTCGCTGACGTCCCCCGAGTTTGAACTGGTTGCGCCCCTTGGAACGGGGTATTACTTTAACGTCTGGATCGAGGACCACGGAATCAAAAAG TTCATCGCGGTTTACATGGCTAAACAAGAAAACCCAACGGGTGCGACACCTCCCAAACCCAATACCACGATTCTTACATCACCTCTGGACCTCAGAAGGTTCGTGAATCAGAACTCATATTTTGGGTTTTCGGCCTCAACGGGAGTCGACGCAGCCCAACTCAACTGCGTTTTACGGTGGAACTTGACAGTGGAGTACTACTACTACGTAAATTGGATGAAGATTGGCCTCATCGTCGGGATACCAGCGGCGGTGCTTTTACCGACATTGGCGGTTTTGGTATACTACTTCCGAAAGAGGTGGTTATTGCGACAGTCGGATAGGAAAATGTCAGGAAAGGTGAAGAGCATGCCCGGGATGCCGAGGGTGTATCAGTACAGAGATTTGCAGAAGGCTACGAACAATTTTGACAAGGCGATGAAGTTGGGACAAGGTGGGTATGGAGTTGTTTACAAGGGAAAATTGGCGAATCAGAAGGATTTGGAGGCTGCAGGGGATCAGGATTTGGACGTTGCAGTGAAGATGTTTTCTAGAGAGAGTTTGAAGGGTCAGGAAGATTTCTTTCAAGAGCTTACAATCATCAATCAACTCAGGCACAAAAACCTTGTCCCATTACTGG GATGGTGTCACAATCACGGGAAGTTGTTGCTGGTTTACGACTACATGCCCAACGGCAGCCTTGACAAACACCTCTTCGGTGATGCCAACAACATGCCATTGAGCTGGAATCTCCGCCGCAGGATCATCTCCGGGGTAGCCTCCGCCCTCTACTACCTCAACAACCACTACAATAAGAGGGTGGTCCACCGCGACGTCAAGGCTAGTAACATCATGCTTGACGCCGAGTTCAACGCCAAGCTGGGAGACTTTGGCCTTGCAAGGACCTTAGACAACGAAAAAAGCTCTTACAAAGAAGTCAGGGGCGCTCCAGGAACAATGGGGTACATGGCCCCCGAATACGTGTCCACGGGCAAGGCCACCGAGCGGTCTGATGTATATGCTTTTGGTGCAGTTCTGTTGGAAGTTGTTTGTGGTCGTAGGCCCGGGACCCAAATTGGCACGTACCCGTGGTTAGTAGATTGGGTCTGGGCCTTGCATCGCGAAGGCCAGTTACTTGAGGCTGTAGACCGTAGGCTTGGGGAGGACTGTGTTCCGGAGGAGGCCCAAAGATTTTTGCTTCTGGGTCTGGCTTGTTCTCATCCGAGAGCAAGTGAAAGACCCGAAACTCAGGAAATTGTTCAGATGCTATCGGGCTCGATGCCTGTGCCCCGCGTGCCGTCATTCAAGCCGCCTTACGAGTTGGCGCCCGTGCCGATGTTGGAGGAAGACATCATTCCGGCCACCACCACCGACGCTACATTCTTTACGGCAGCGGATTGTGGATCAGGTTCGGCACCAGTGGCCATTAACCCAGAAATCCAACACCCATAA
- the LOC131302741 gene encoding uncharacterized protein LOC131302741 translates to MTSKIIAKEIVEEVRSKPSYTPIECLKHFEGRYGCLIGYYHAWLAVEKANKELFGDFQLSFDKLRWYAEELKEKNPGTVMDVEYCNETNRFIRFFLAFDAYIKGFNYCRPILAVDGTFLKGRYKGTLLSAIGKDADQGLFPLAIGVVDSETEANWQWFLEKLSTVITCSRPLTFFTDRHSGLVKYVPTVFPTGYHSYCLQHLKGNLRDKLSGRLSNGFREKVVNLFNDCAHAPTVITFAKALEELCTVGGASAKNFVESFPLERWANVYFEGRRYGEMTSNAAESFNNQILKFRHLPICELVDKVRVLIMEQMCNRRLLSNKWSSYVCPVMEKKLIDRFNKGRTWHVAAANDDIFEVFSQPTVVVDLKKRTCTCCRWQLHLFPCVHAVTVIQKTEKQMYDYIDPYYTIEAFQLSYEGTINPVPTLGAPVITKESAIILPPKTRRPRGRPKVGRIRSRGEKVRQMLCGRCGKLGKHNRRTCKEAVD, encoded by the exons ATGACCTCAAAAATTATTGCCAAAGAAATTGTTGAGGAGGTTCGTTCGAAGCCATCTTATACACCGATAGAGTGTTTGAAACATTTTGAGGGGCGATATGGTTGTTTGATTGGTTATTACCATGCATGGTTAGCAGTTGAGAAAGCAAATAAGGAGCTATTTGGTgattttcaattatcttttgacAAACTCCGCTGGTATGCTGAggaattaaaggagaaaaaccCGGGGACTGTTATGGATGTGGAATATTGCAATGAGACTAATCGGTTTATAAGGTTTTTCCTGGCGTTTGATGCATACATTAAAGGCTTCAACTATTGTCGTCCTATTTTGGCTGTTGATGGTACCTTTTTGAAGGGGAGATACAAAGGAACGCTTCTCTCAGCTATAGGAAAGGATGCTGATCAAG GATTATTTCCTCTTGCTATCGGTGTTGTTGACTCTGAGACAGAGGCAAATTGGCAATGGTTTTTGGAGAAGCTGTCGACAGTTATTACGTGTTCTCGGCCTCTTACGTTCTTTACGGATCGTCACTCTGGTCTTGTAAAGTACGTTCCTACAGTTTTCCCAACTGGTTATCACTCCTACTGCTTGCAGCATTTGAAGGGAAACCTTAGGGATAAGCTTTCAGGTCGACTCTCGAATGGGTTTAGGGAGAAAGTAGTCAATCTTTTCAATGATTGCGCACATGCTCCTACTGTGATAACTTTTGCCAAGGCTCTTGAAGAGCTATGTACTGTTGGTGGAGCGAGTGCAAAGAATTTTGTTGAGTCATTTCCGCTTGAGAGATGGGCAAACGTGTACTTTGAAGGTAGACGATATGGTGAAATGACTTCAAATGCAGCTGAGTCATTTAACAACCAGATTCTTAAATTCCGTCATTTGCCAATATGTGAGTTGGTTGATAAGGTAAGGGTGCTAATCATGGAGCAGATGTGTAACAGGAGACTACTATCAAACAAGTGGAGCAGCTATGTTTGTCCTGTAATGGAGAAAAAGTTGATTGACCGTTTCAATAAAGGTCGAACTTGGCATGTGGCAGCAGCAAACGATGATATTTTTGAGGTTTTTTCTCAGCCAACTGTTGTGGTTGATCTTAAGAAAAGGACATGCACGTGCTGTCGTTGgcaacttcatctttttccatGTGTGCATGCTGTTACAGTTATTCAAAAGACAGAAAAGCAAATGTACGATTATATTGATCCCTATTATACCATCGAGGCTTTCCAATTGTCGTATGAAGGTACTATAAACCCGGTCCCCACTCTTGGAGCTCCGGTGATCACGAAAGAATCTGCCATCATTCTTCCTCCTAAAACGAGGAGGCCACGTGGGAGGCCAAAAGTTGGGAGAATCCGATCAAGGGGTGAGAAAGTAAGGCAAATGTTGTGCGGGAGGTGTGGGAAGTTAGGCAAACACAACAGAAGGACTTGCAAAGAGGCCGTTGATTGA
- the LOC131303186 gene encoding vicilin-like seed storage protein At2g18540: MKDDDARECSLDDDGSKSEKDEGVEETNNDTNNLISDLLKEIDRLKEESKEKDRVIQTLQQKIAELERDHVPYEDAAEQMFDYETEVGTVHVEKGILQEEIVQKEVEIGGLYVSNDLLEEKLEKSEKDKASVEDGLDDMVTHMVTQEYHDKEEDKEKRQEEEQSKKGEVDQTISERVEIATGLHDEILSDEVIDKTISQIFKDTQEGERKEEKKRKREQDDIDPSSMVKDLKGKDDRTVKMEEGFIYYNRNQKERKKSNSAFEMTKLFNYISEEDMDLLDTIYEFEKEDKKSFVWHNPVNNDTVTIEDVLNLLNEGDIGNTCIDGLTYILEKQEEKTAKTQGNCFYITSTCWVCKLFSIPSLSTENRYMLSQYLIICEIYSFLTDTNQRKS, translated from the exons ATGAAGGATGATGATGCTCGGGAGTGCAGCTTGGACGACGATGGATCGAAATCTGAGAAGGACGAGGGGGTTGAGGAGACTAACAATGATACCAACAACCTAATTTCTGACCTACTCAAAGAAATTGACAGGTTGAAGGAAGAATCGAAGGAAAAGGACAGAGTAATTCAAACtttgcaacaaaaaatagcTGAACTTGAAAGGGACCATGTTCCGTATGAAGACGCCGCTGAGCAAATGTTTGACTATGAAACAGAAGTCGGGACGGTACACGTTGAAAAGGGTATCCTGCAGGAAGAAATTGTGCAAAAGGAGGTTGAGATAGGAGGTTTGTACGTCAGCAATGACTTATTAgaggaaaaacttgaaaaatctgaaaaagacAAAGCAAGTGTCGAAGATGGCCTAGATGACATGGTAACCCATATGGTTACACAAGAATACCAC gacaaagaagaagacaaagagaAAAGGCAAGAAGAGGAGCAGAGCAAGAAAGGAGAAGTTGATCAAACTATCAGCGAAAGAGTTGAGATAGCAACTGGATTGCATGATGAAATTTTGTCTGACGAAGTCATTGACAAAACAATCTCCCAAATCTTCAAAGACACTcaggaaggagaaaggaaagaagaaaagaaaaggaagagagaacaaGATGATATTGACCCGTCGTCAATGGTAAAAGATCTGAAGGGCAAAGATGACAGAACAGTGAAGATGGAGGAAGGGTTCATCTACTATAATAGGAAccagaaggaaagaaagaaaagcaattCTGCATTTGAAATGACAAAGCTGTTCAATTACATTTCGGAGGAAGATATGGATCTACTAGATACAATTTATGAATTtgagaaagaagacaaaaa ATCTTTCGTCTGGCACAACCCAGTCAACAATGATACAGTTACAATTGAAGATGTCCTGAATCTGTTGAACGAGGGTGATATTGGAAACACG TGCATTGATGGGCTCACTTACATTTtggaaaaacaagaagaaaagacaGCAAAAACACAGGGGAACTGCTTCTACATTACATCCACCTGTTGGGTATGCAAACTGTTTAGTATTCCATCTTTGTCAACTGAGAACAGATATATGTTATCCCAATATCTGATAATATGTGAAATATATTCTTTTTTGACAGACACTAATCAAAGAAAAAGCTGA